Proteins from one Trueperaceae bacterium genomic window:
- a CDS encoding GNAT family protein — MPATAPALPEPPTPEAAALRAAAHAAARRLPLDAGDGVRVRRLAPADAPALFARIDASRAHLRAWLDWVDATRAPSDTEAFLRASAERFEATGALDVGLERDGVLVGMIGMNAVDPAARRAEIGYWLAADATGRGTVTRALGALASLWFGPMGLARTEILVHPDNAASRAVAERAGYAPVGVRAGGGVRDGVPFDLLVYARTAPDAAEEAPR; from the coding sequence ATGCCCGCCACCGCCCCGGCCCTCCCCGAGCCGCCCACCCCCGAGGCCGCCGCCCTCCGCGCCGCGGCGCACGCCGCGGCGCGACGCCTGCCCCTCGACGCCGGCGACGGCGTCCGGGTGCGGCGCCTCGCGCCGGCCGACGCGCCGGCGCTCTTCGCCCGCATCGACGCCAGCCGTGCGCACCTCCGCGCCTGGCTCGACTGGGTCGACGCCACCCGCGCCCCGTCCGATACCGAGGCGTTCCTGCGCGCCTCCGCGGAGCGCTTCGAGGCGACCGGCGCCCTCGACGTCGGGCTCGAGCGCGACGGCGTCCTCGTCGGGATGATCGGCATGAACGCCGTCGACCCGGCGGCCCGCCGCGCCGAGATCGGCTACTGGCTCGCGGCGGACGCGACCGGGCGGGGCACCGTCACGCGCGCCCTCGGGGCGCTCGCGTCGCTGTGGTTCGGCCCGATGGGGCTCGCCCGCACCGAGATCCTCGTCCATCCGGACAACGCCGCCAGCCGCGCCGTCGCCGAACGCGCCGGGTACGCCCCCGTCGGCGTCCGCGCGGGTGGCGGCGTGCGCGACGGCGTGCCGTTCGACCTGCTCGTCTACGCCCGCACCGCCCCCGACGCCGCCGAGGAGGCCCCCCGTTGA
- the deoC gene encoding deoxyribose-phosphate aldolase: MASLESPVPHAARNPGVPFDAAWFDGVRINRSATERRAASLPARRALKRDAQAAWLLKAVTLIDLTTLAGDDTAGRVRRLAAKARRPVRTDVLEALGMAHAGVTTGAVCVYPTMVPHAVEALGASGVPVASVASGFPAGLMPMPQRVAEVAWAVQAGAREIDVVITREHALTGRWRALYDEVAELRAAAGDAHLKVILATGELGTLTRVHRAAMVAMMAGADFVKTSTGKESVNATLEVGLVMARAVRAYEARTGHAVGFKPAGGIRTAKAALAWMAMIHDEWGPGGLTPERFRFGASGLLTDVERQLEHHVTGRYAARHHQPLA, translated from the coding sequence GTGGCATCGCTCGAGTCGCCCGTCCCCCACGCGGCCCGCAATCCGGGCGTGCCGTTCGACGCCGCCTGGTTCGACGGCGTGCGCATCAACCGCAGCGCCACCGAACGCCGCGCCGCGAGCCTGCCCGCCCGCCGCGCCCTGAAGCGCGACGCGCAGGCCGCCTGGCTGCTGAAGGCCGTCACCCTGATCGACCTCACGACCCTCGCCGGCGACGACACCGCCGGCCGCGTCCGCCGCCTCGCGGCGAAGGCCCGCCGACCGGTCCGGACCGACGTCCTCGAGGCGCTCGGCATGGCGCACGCCGGCGTCACGACCGGCGCCGTCTGCGTCTACCCCACGATGGTGCCGCACGCCGTGGAGGCGCTCGGCGCGTCGGGCGTCCCGGTCGCGTCGGTCGCGTCGGGCTTCCCCGCCGGCCTCATGCCGATGCCGCAACGCGTGGCGGAGGTCGCCTGGGCGGTGCAGGCCGGCGCCCGCGAGATCGACGTCGTCATCACCCGCGAGCACGCCCTCACCGGCCGCTGGCGGGCGCTGTACGACGAGGTCGCGGAGCTCCGCGCCGCGGCGGGCGACGCGCACCTCAAGGTCATCCTCGCGACCGGCGAGCTCGGGACGCTGACGCGCGTCCACCGCGCCGCGATGGTCGCCATGATGGCCGGCGCCGACTTCGTCAAGACCAGCACCGGCAAGGAGAGCGTCAACGCCACCCTCGAGGTCGGTCTCGTGATGGCGCGCGCCGTCCGGGCGTACGAGGCCCGCACCGGGCACGCCGTCGGCTTCAAGCCGGCCGGCGGGATCCGCACCGCCAAGGCGGCGCTCGCCTGGATGGCGATGATCCACGACGAGTGGGGCCCAGGCGGCCTGACGCCGGAGCGCTTCCGGTTCGGGGCGTCGGGCCTCCTGACCGACGTCGAACGCCAACTCGAGCACCACGTCACCGGCCGCTACGCCGCGCGGCACCACCAGCCGCTCGCCTGA
- a CDS encoding D-cysteine desulfhydrase, with protein MHLARFPRRTYTEGRTPLHPLPRFSAALGGPEIWIKRDDATGLAGGGNKTRKLEFLIADARAQGADLVITTGAPQSNHARLTAAAAAVEGLRTRLLIEERVPGTYAADAVGNALLFDLMDVDRIEVVPAGSDLAAGLEAMADAARTEGFTPYVIPGGGSTPLGSLGYVACAEETLQQAFERGVAFDHVVAASGSGGTHAGLVAGLHGATANLPLTGVSVRAERAAQEAKIHRLASETFALAGGAGEVPRDAVVVRDDQVGPGYSLPTEAMGEAVRLLARTEAILADPVYTGKALAGLIAMVREGTWSADDRVLFVHTGGSPALHAYPAQVRAG; from the coding sequence GTGCATCTCGCCCGTTTCCCCCGCCGGACCTACACCGAGGGGCGCACGCCCCTGCACCCCCTCCCCCGCTTCTCCGCCGCGTTGGGCGGCCCGGAGATCTGGATCAAGCGCGACGACGCGACCGGCCTCGCGGGGGGTGGCAACAAGACGCGGAAGCTGGAGTTCCTGATCGCCGACGCGCGGGCGCAGGGGGCGGACCTGGTGATCACGACCGGGGCGCCGCAGTCGAACCACGCCCGGTTGACGGCGGCGGCGGCGGCGGTGGAGGGCCTGCGCACGCGGCTGTTGATCGAGGAGCGCGTGCCGGGCACGTACGCCGCGGACGCGGTCGGCAACGCGTTGTTGTTCGACCTGATGGACGTCGACCGGATCGAGGTCGTGCCCGCCGGCAGCGACCTCGCCGCCGGCCTCGAGGCGATGGCGGACGCCGCCCGCACCGAGGGCTTCACGCCGTACGTGATCCCGGGGGGCGGCTCGACGCCGCTCGGGTCGCTCGGGTACGTCGCCTGCGCCGAGGAGACGCTGCAGCAGGCGTTCGAGCGGGGCGTGGCGTTCGATCACGTCGTCGCCGCCAGCGGCTCGGGCGGGACGCACGCCGGCCTGGTGGCGGGCCTGCACGGCGCGACGGCGAACCTGCCGCTGACCGGCGTCAGCGTCCGCGCGGAGCGCGCGGCGCAGGAGGCGAAGATCCACCGCCTCGCGAGCGAGACGTTCGCGCTGGCGGGCGGGGCGGGGGAGGTCCCGCGCGACGCGGTCGTGGTGCGCGACGACCAGGTGGGGCCCGGCTACAGCCTGCCGACCGAGGCGATGGGCGAGGCGGTGCGGTTGCTGGCGCGCACCGAAGCGATCCTCGCCGACCCGGTCTACACCGGCAAGGCGCTCGCGGGCCTGATCGCGATGGTGCGGGAGGGCACCTGGTCGGCGGACGACCGGGTGCTGTTCGTGCACACGG